CTGCCGCTCATCGCGGGGCTGTTCACGCGCCGCGCGCTCGGGTCGGCGGAGCGGATCGACGGCTTCGTCGCGCGGATCAAGCCGTGGTCGATGATCGGCCTCGTCGCCACGGTCGCGATCCTCTTCGGGTTGCAGGGCGACACGATCCTGGCGAAACCGCTGGTGATCGCGCTCATCGCGGTGCCGATCGTGATCCAGAGCTACGGCATCTTCGCGCTGGCCTACGGCGCCGCCTACGTCCTGCGGGTGCCGCACCGGATCGCGGCGCCCTGCGCGATGATCGGCACGTCGAATTTCTTCGAACTGGCCGTCGCCGTCGCGATCAGCCTCTTCGGGCTCAATTCCGGCGCGGCGCTGGCCACGGTGGTGGGCGTGCTTGTCGAGGTGCCTGTGATGCTGTCGCTCGTGGCGATCGCGAACCGGACCCGCGGGCGGTTCGTCACGTCTTCGGGGTGAGGGACCCGCTCGCCCTAACCTCCCCGCGCGGCGAGCGCATCGGCCAGCACGTTGCGCACGGCGTCGCGCGGCACGTCGGAGGTCACGAAGGCGTCACCGATCCCGCGCGCGAGGATGAAGCGCAGCTTGCCATCGATTACCTTCTTGTCCTGCGCCATGAGGTCGAGAAGGCCGTCGGCATCCGGCAATTCCCCTTCGATATCCGACAGATCGACCTTCATCTTCATGTCGCGCAGATGGGCACGCACACGGCTCGGCTCCTCTTGCGGGCAAAGTCCGAGACGCGCGGACAGTTCGAATGCCAACGCACAGCCGATCGCCACGCCCTCGCCATGCAAAAGACGCCCGGAATAGCCGGTGGCGGCCTCGAGCGCGTGGCAGAACGTATGCCCGAGGTTCAAGAGCGCACGGTCGCCCTGCTCGGTTTCATCCCGCGCGACGATATCGGCCTTCATGCTGACCGAGTGGCGCACGGCATGGATGCGCGCCGCCATGTCGCCACGGGCGGCGGATGAGCCGTTGCCCTCAAGCCACTGAAAGAATTCGGCATCCCCCAGGAGACCATATTTGACGACCTCGCCGTACCCCGCGAGGTAATCACGTTCGGGGAGCGTGCCCAGCACCTCGGTGTCGGCGAGCACGAGGCTCGGCTGATGGAAGGCGCCGACGAGGTTCTTGCCGTGGCGCGAGTTGATGCCGGTCTTGCCGCCGACGGAGCTATCCACCTGCGCAAGCAGGCTCGTGGGCAGTTGCACGAAGCGCACGCCGCGCCGCAGGATCGCGGCGGCGAAGCCCACCAGGTCGCCGATCACGCCACCCCCGAAGGCCAGGATCACGTCCCGGCGCTCGACCCGCTGCTTCAGGAGCCATTCGACCACCTGTTCCAACGAGGCCCAGCTCTTGGTTCCTTCTCCGGGTGGCAATGCGAGGGAAACCACTTCGATTCCAGATGCTTGCAACCCGTTCTTCAACGCCTCGAGATGCAGGCCGCCCACGTTTTCATCGGTCACGACAGCGACGCGGGGCCGGCCCAGGAGGGGCGCGATCCGGGCGCCGGCCTCGGCGATCAGGCCGGGGCCCACCAGCACGTCATAGGA
This window of the Roseovarius sp. SCSIO 43702 genome carries:
- the aroB gene encoding 3-dehydroquinate synthase, with protein sequence MTETVHVDLGARSYDVLVGPGLIAEAGARIAPLLGRPRVAVVTDENVGGLHLEALKNGLQASGIEVVSLALPPGEGTKSWASLEQVVEWLLKQRVERRDVILAFGGGVIGDLVGFAAAILRRGVRFVQLPTSLLAQVDSSVGGKTGINSRHGKNLVGAFHQPSLVLADTEVLGTLPERDYLAGYGEVVKYGLLGDAEFFQWLEGNGSSAARGDMAARIHAVRHSVSMKADIVARDETEQGDRALLNLGHTFCHALEAATGYSGRLLHGEGVAIGCALAFELSARLGLCPQEEPSRVRAHLRDMKMKVDLSDIEGELPDADGLLDLMAQDKKVIDGKLRFILARGIGDAFVTSDVPRDAVRNVLADALAARGG